AAGAAAGACAGTTCGCCGAAGAGATCGCCAAGCAGTTCACTGCCAAGTATAACGTCCCTATCAAAATCGAAGAGGTGGCCCCGCCCGATCAAGTCGGTAAGCTTACCCAAGATGGTCCTTCGGGTTTGGCCGCTGACGTTGTCGTCATTCCTCATGATAACCTAGGCAAGGCGGCAAGCGCGAGTCTGGTGCTCCCTAATGATCTTTTCGCGGAGCAGACCAAGGCTGAGAACACGGAGGCTTCCATCGTAGGCTCCTCTTATGATGGTGAATTGTACGGGTATCCGAGAGCGGCAGAGACCTATGCACTGTTCTACAATAAATCTCTGCTGAAGGAAGCTCCTAAATCCTTCGACGACGTCATTGCCTTCAGCAAAACGTTCACCGATAAAGCCAAGAACAGATACGGCATTATGTGGGAAGTCGGCAACATGTACTTCAACTATCCGTTCATCGCCACCACCGGCGGTTACCTGTTCGGCAAAGACGGTACCGACAAGGATGATATTGGTCTGAACAATGAAGGCGCGATCAAAGGCCTGACGGAATTTGCCAAGCTGAAGGAAGTATTGCCGATCAAGAGCGGTGATATTAATCCGGACATCAAGCGCAGCTTGTTCAACTCAGGCGATGTAGCAATGGACATTACAGGACCATGGGAGCTTGCCGGTTACAAAGAAGCGCTGGGCGACAACCTCGGCATCGAGCCGGTTCCTACCATTGACGGTAAAACCGCGATCACCTTCTCCGGAATCAAAATCTTTACAGTCAACGCGTATACGCAATATCCGAATGCCGCTAAACTGTATGCCCGCTTTGCTTCCGGCAAAGATTCGCAGCTTACGCTCAATAAGCTGATCGGTTCTGTGCCGACGAACAATGAAGCGCTGCAGGATGCGCAAATTACTGGTGATCCGTTCGTATCCGCTTTTGCTGAGCAAGCCAAGAATTCACAGCCGATGCCTTCGATTCCTGAAATGGGGAACGTCTGGAGCCCGGTGAACGCAGCACTTCCGGCAATCTGGGATAACAACACTGATCCTAAGACTGCGATGGACAAAGCTGTAGAACAAATCAAGGACCTGAACAACGGGGCTACTGCCCAGTAATTACACAACCATGAGCTTACAGTGGAATTCAAGCCGCCCGCCGCAAAGCCTTGCAGCGGGCAGTTTCCTTGAATTCGGCACGGAGAGGAGAACGGAAGGGAAATGCAGCGACACAAAGCGAAAGCTGGGATACTGTCGGCCATTTTTATGGGACTGGGACAAATATATAACCGCCAATTCATCAAAGGGCTAATGTTCATAGCTGTAGAAGCTGTAGCACTTATTTATTTCATTAGCAATTTGGGAAGAGCCTTCTGGGGAATGACCACACTCGGTGAATCTCCAAGCCGTCTGGAGAAGGTAAAAGGGATTGCCAAGATGGTTCCCGGAGACCATTCCATCGTCATTCTGATTGAAAGCCTGATTACCCTGCTGTTCTTTGTGTTATTCCTGATCGTCTGGTACATGAATATTAGGGATGCCTATAAAATCGGAGCAGAACGCGAAAACGGCCGTCCATCGCATACATTTAAGCAATCCGTACGTTATATACTCGATTACAAATTCGCCCAGAGCTTCTTGCTGCTCCCGGGTATGGGCATTCTGTTCTTCACTATTATGCCGATCTTCTTTATGATCATGCTGGCTTTTACCAACTATGCCGCACCGAATCACATTCCTCCGGCCAAGCTGGTGGATTGGGTGGGCTTTGAGACCTTCCGCAATCTGCTGGTGCTAAAAACCTGGAGCCATACCTTTTACGGTGTACTTACCTGGACCATCATCTGGGCGGTTCTGTCAACCATAACTACTTATTTCGGCGGGATGCTGGTCGCCCTGCTGATCAACCAAAAAGGTATCCGCTTCAAGGGCATGTGGAGAATGCTCCTGATCATTCCTTATGCCATTCCGCAGATGATCTCCCTCCTCTTGATGCGCAACCTGTTCAACGGGCAGTTCGGCCCGATCAACCAGTATCTCGGCTACTTCGGAATGGGTGGATTGCCTTGGCTGACCGATCCGTTCTGGGCCAAGGTTACAGTAATCGTGGTGAACATGTGGGTAGGTATTCCGGTGTCCATGCTGCTGATTATGGGGGTGCTGACCACGATTCCCCGCGATATGTATGAGGCTGCTGAAGTCGACGGGGCAACGAATTATCAGAAATTCCGGATTGTCACGCTGCCGATGATCCTGTTCTCTACCGCCCCTACGCTGATTATGCAGTTCGCCGGCAATATCAATAACTTCAATGCCATCTTCCTGCTGACGGGAGGGAACCCGGTGAACGGGAACTATCAATACGCCGGTTCGACGGACCTGCTCGTCACCTGGCTGTATAAGCTGACGCTGGATCAGAACAAGAATAATATGGCGTCCGCGATAGGGATCATCCTGTTCATTATTGTTGCCGGGTTCTCCCTGTACAACTACCGCCGGACCAAATCATTCCAAGAGGAGGACATGATTCAATGATCATCGGACGCAAAGCTGTCAACTTTATTCGTCTGGGCTTAAGCTACATTGTTCTGGTTGCACTGGCGATTGCTGCAATCTATCCGGCACTCTGGATTCTGCTTGCCTCCTTCCGGCCGGGTAAATCCTTGTACAGCAAGACGCTGATTCCTGAGCAGTTCACACTTGCTCATTATAAGGAGCTATTCACCTCACCGGTGTATATGTTTGGAACCTGGTATGCAAATACGCTCAAAATAGCGGTATTCTCGATGCTGATCGGCGTGGTGCTGACGCTTTTGACCAGCTATGCCTTATCCCGGTTCCGGTTCAAAAGCCGCAAGACAACGATGTCGACGCTGCTGATTCTCGGGATGTTCCCGGGCTTCATGAGCATGATTGCCATCTATCTGCTGCTGAAGGAGTTCAACCTGCTGGATACCCATCTGGCCCTGATTATCGTGTATGCGGCCGGAGCGCCTCTCGGAGGGACACTGATCGCCAAAGGCTTCCTGGACACGATTCCGCGTTCGCTGGATGAAGCGGCACGGATTGACGGGGCGAGCAACTTCGGGATTTTCACCCGGATTATCCTGCCGTTGTCCCGTCCGATGATCACGTATATAGCGCTGACCCTGTTTGTCGGCCCGTGGGTGGACTTTATCTTCGCCAAGCTGATCCTGCGGACCAAGGAGAACTGGACGGTCGCGGTGGGCATGTGGGATATGGTCAATACGATGCAGAATTCCAATTTCACACTGTTTGCGGCGGGTGCAGTGCTGATCTCTGTACCGATTATGATTCTGTTCGGCTTCCTGCAGCGCCTGCTGGTTGACGGTCTGACAGCGGGAGCCAGCAAGGGATAGGAAATAGTATTAGACAATGTATGTACGAATAACGGGTGCGGCCTTGAAGCAGTTCTGAGGGGCTGCACCTTTCTTTTGTGGAGAAATCGTGATCTGGATGATAAGGGGAGAATGTAATGCAACGGCGGCGATTTATTAATTTCAGCTCAGTTGGCGTCAAGTTATTCGTAATTCTGTTCTGTACTATTGTCCTGTTGTCCTCAGTTCTGGGCTTAACCTCCTATTATGCGGCAAAAGGGATCATTACCGATGAGGTGGCAGCTGCCTCCTCACAATCCATTGTCCAGGCGGCGGACAAGCTGGATTTCCTATTCGCTGAATATGAAGCGCTCTCCAGGCAATTTGCTGTAGATCCGGCGCTAAAAGCTGACATGGAGACGGTTAATCTTCCAACCGCCGGTACGGTTGCGCGGGGTGCAGCAGAGGATCGGATACGCCGCAAGCTGGACTCCGTCAGAGGATCGGATGAGCGGCTGCTTGGTGTCCGGCTGGTCTCCAGAAGCATGGTAGACGCCGAATCCTATAAATCTACGGGAATTAGCGGCGTGCGGAGTGATGAAGGTATCCTTGCCCGGATGAAAGAGATTGATAACGGCAAAGGTGAGCCTGTCTGGTTCCCTGTACGTGCCAAGGGTTTTTTTGACGCGTACAGCCAGTCCTCTCTGACAATGGGCCGTCTGCTGCGGAATATTCAGAAACCGGCCGCCGAGTATTATATGCTGATTGAGGTGAAGGGAAGCGCGCTGACGGGTGTGTTGTCTAATCTGCATATCGGGCTTGCCGGGGAGATCCGCATCCTTGATCCTTCGGGCCGGGTGGCATACGGTGCTGACAACGCACTGCTCGGGCAGCCTTCTTATATACATACTCCAGAGATGAAGACCGGGGTACAGGAGCAAGAGCAGCCCGGGGCGTTAAAGGAAGGAGGAAGGGAGCATTCGTTCACTGCCGGGGATGAGCAGGGCAATCCTCAACTGGTAGTCTATCAGCCGCTGGCTACAGCGGACTGGACGCTGCTGGGGTATGCGCCGGTGAGCGACTTCACTAAGTCTGCCGACAGGCTGCTCTATATTACCTTCCTGGTAGTATTGGCAGCAGCGCTTATTGCTCTGGTCATCGGCTATGTTCTGGTGCGGCTCATCGGGCGTCCGCTCGGCAAGCTGGCCCGTCTGATGGAGGAGGGCGAGCAAGGCAACCTGCAGGTGCGGACGGACTTCAAGGGCCGGGATGAGATCGGACGGCTGGGCCACAGCTTCAACCGGATGATGGAGCAGATCTCCCTGCTTGCGGGCCGGAGCAGCAGCTCTGCTGCTGAAGTGCTGGCCACCTCGGAGCAGCTTGTCGCAGCTTCGGGAGCGATCAGCGGCCAGGCCAGCGAGGTAGCCGCTGCGACCGGTGAAATCGCAGGCGGAGCTGCCAGTCTGGCGGCTGAAGCGGAGAGCAGCAACGCCAAGGTGGAGCTAATGAGGGACAAGGCGAACGAAGTGGCCGGGACGAATGCGGTCATGGCTGCTTCGGCAGTGAAGGTCATGGAGGCCAGCGACCAGGGAGCGGAGCGGATGAAGAAGCTGGTTGCACAAAGTGAGAGCGTCCTGAAGATGATGGACTTGATTCAGGAGAATTCAGCCATGCTGCGGGACAGCACAGTGCTGATCCGCAGCATCCTCTCCCCGATGATTGCCATGAACAAGCAGACGAATATCCTGGCACTGAATGCATCCATTGAAGCTGCACGTGCAGGAGCCGCCGGCAGAGGGTTCATTGTCATTGCCGATGAGATCCGGGGGCTGGCCAATCAATCCAGCCAGTCGATCGCCTCCGTCTCCAGAATTACGGAGGAGATCAGCAGCCATATTGAGAACACCGTCCAGGTTGTCAGTGAAGCAGCACCGATGTTTGACAGTCAGCTGGCTTCGGTCCGGGAATCCTCACTAATCTTCGGGAGCGTAAGGGCCGAGATGGAGGTGTTCAGCGGAGTTCTGAACCAGTCCTCGGCGGCTGTCTCCGAGCTGGCCGAATACCAGCAGCAGCTGGGACAATCCATGGCCAGTGTGATCTCGGTGGTGCAGCAGACCAGCGCCTCTACAGAAGAGGTAGCGTCCATGTCCTCACAGCAATTTACGGTCAGCAGAGAGCTGGTCGAGCTGTCGGGCAAGCTGGAGACGCTGGCAGAGAATCTGAAGCAGTCGATGATTTCTTTTCAGGGCTAAAGGGATAACAGGATGAAGGTGGAGCCGGTGAGGAAGCGTATTGCGGGAACCGGCGCTTTTTTATAAGATGGATGAGGTTAGATTGCAGGATATCCTGAATATTGAAGGTGATGTCGTGGACAAGCATTTATTTCTGAACGGCGGAGGTCCGCCATTTACCCGTGGACTGGCACGGAGGTTCGTAAGCACGATGGCAGCAGCCACAGAACCTGTCGCTGTGTTATTTGAAGAAGGAGAAGACTGGCCGGACTATATGGCTGCTTGCATGCAGCCGCTGGCTGACGCGGGGATAGCCGAATTCTGTTATCTGCCGCTGAAGTCTACTGAGGTGAATACGGCTATAGAGTGCCTCCGGGCCTGCGGCGGGATCATCATCGGGGGCGGGGATACGGATCTGTATGCCGACCTCATTGTGGATACCCCTATCGGTGAGGTGATCCGGCAGCGTTATGAGTCAGGAATACCGGTTGCGGGATTCTCGGCAGGAGCCTTAATTAGCCCGGAGCGGTGTGTAATTTCTGCCAAGGATAATGAGAGCAGACAATTCAAACACCGCAAGGGCCTCCATCTGATTCCAGATCTGCTGCTATCCGTCCATTTCACCCAGTGGGATGAGGAGGAGCATTTACGGACGGCGGTCCGTACCCTCGGCGAGCTGCCGAATTACGGAATTGACGAAGAGACCGGCATCTACCTGCTGAATGGCCAGCCCGAAGAGATAGAGGGCGGCGGGGTGTATAGTCTGGTGAATGGAATATTGACAACAATCCACCCAGGATGATGAACGGGAGCAGAGGGCGCGAGCCTTCTGCTCTTGTTTTCTGCGCCGGGAAGTCTGGGCCGAATGTATGCGAAAAACAGGCATGACAAGACAGAGGCCTTGTCACCCCCAGGAATGAAAATAAGTGGGTGGCATCCGTCGCATCCATTCTAAAAGATGCTGTAGTCGTCAACACTACATATACAAATCAAAGGGCGGAAGCGGTTACTGGGACACACCCCGTGCGAAAAACCGTTCTATTGCGCTTTTCGAGCATCGCCTATTGTAACCCCCCAAAAAGTACGTGTATTAAATTACACTCACTCGAGCGCATGATTTGTAAGCTGACGATGGAGGATGATTGGAATGGATGCTGTACGTATGTGTTGCGCCGGTCTGGACGTGCACCAGGAAACCGTTGTGGCCTGCGTGTTAAAAGGACCGATCGAACAGAAACCACAATGTCACCTGAAAACCTTTGGGACGACAACCCGAGAATTGTTAGGACTGCAAGATTGGCTGAGTGAACACGGCTGCCTTGAAGTGGTGATGGAGAGTACCGGCGTGTTTTGGAAACCGGTATGGAACATCTTAGAGGGCAGTTGTGATCTTGTCTTGGCCAACGCCCAGCGGGTAAAGAATATGCCGGGTCGAAAAAGTGACACGCAAGACGCGCGCTGGTTAGCGCAATTGCACCGTTGCGGGCTCATTGAAGGCAGTATGGTGCCAGAACAGGACATCCGGGATTTGCGAGATTTGACCCGTTACCGGAGTAAGATGGTGCAGGCGGTGACGGCGGAGAAAAACCGCATTCACAAAATCCTGCAGGATGCCAACATCAAGCTAACCACCTTTATGTCCGATCTATATGGGGTTTCAGGACGGGGCCTGCTCCAGAAGATCATGGACGGCGAGGTCGTAGACGAAGTGACCGTTAAAAACCTGGTCAAAACCCGTTTGAAAAAGAAAGTTCCGCAGTTGCTAGACGCGCTCAATGGCAAGTTGCGCCGTCATCATCGGGAGATGATTCGAGACCACTGGGACCACTTGGTCTATTTGGAGAAACGGATCACGGAGCTGGAAGCTCGAATCGAGGCGAAGGCAGAACCGTACCTGGAGAGGATTGAACAAATTGACTCCATTCCAGGAATTGAGCGGACGTCTGCCGTGACCATCTTTGCCGAAGTGGGGCCGCATGTCGCGGAAATGTTCCCGAGTGATGCGCAGTTTGCATCATGGGCGGGAGTGTGTCCAGGGAACAACGAAAGCGCGGGAAAGCGAAGAAAGTCAAAAACGATGCAAGGGAACAAGCATCTGAAAGG
This genomic interval from Paenibacillus sp. FSL H8-0332 contains the following:
- a CDS encoding maltose ABC transporter substrate-binding protein, with protein sequence MDLKKLMVLTAACSMAISITACGSNNNGGNAAATNAPADNAAATDNAGAGGANTPATDEIVPEEGASLVIWESKEERQFAEEIAKQFTAKYNVPIKIEEVAPPDQVGKLTQDGPSGLAADVVVIPHDNLGKAASASLVLPNDLFAEQTKAENTEASIVGSSYDGELYGYPRAAETYALFYNKSLLKEAPKSFDDVIAFSKTFTDKAKNRYGIMWEVGNMYFNYPFIATTGGYLFGKDGTDKDDIGLNNEGAIKGLTEFAKLKEVLPIKSGDINPDIKRSLFNSGDVAMDITGPWELAGYKEALGDNLGIEPVPTIDGKTAITFSGIKIFTVNAYTQYPNAAKLYARFASGKDSQLTLNKLIGSVPTNNEALQDAQITGDPFVSAFAEQAKNSQPMPSIPEMGNVWSPVNAALPAIWDNNTDPKTAMDKAVEQIKDLNNGATAQ
- a CDS encoding ABC transporter permease subunit gives rise to the protein MQRHKAKAGILSAIFMGLGQIYNRQFIKGLMFIAVEAVALIYFISNLGRAFWGMTTLGESPSRLEKVKGIAKMVPGDHSIVILIESLITLLFFVLFLIVWYMNIRDAYKIGAERENGRPSHTFKQSVRYILDYKFAQSFLLLPGMGILFFTIMPIFFMIMLAFTNYAAPNHIPPAKLVDWVGFETFRNLLVLKTWSHTFYGVLTWTIIWAVLSTITTYFGGMLVALLINQKGIRFKGMWRMLLIIPYAIPQMISLLLMRNLFNGQFGPINQYLGYFGMGGLPWLTDPFWAKVTVIVVNMWVGIPVSMLLIMGVLTTIPRDMYEAAEVDGATNYQKFRIVTLPMILFSTAPTLIMQFAGNINNFNAIFLLTGGNPVNGNYQYAGSTDLLVTWLYKLTLDQNKNNMASAIGIILFIIVAGFSLYNYRRTKSFQEEDMIQ
- a CDS encoding sugar ABC transporter permease; its protein translation is MIIGRKAVNFIRLGLSYIVLVALAIAAIYPALWILLASFRPGKSLYSKTLIPEQFTLAHYKELFTSPVYMFGTWYANTLKIAVFSMLIGVVLTLLTSYALSRFRFKSRKTTMSTLLILGMFPGFMSMIAIYLLLKEFNLLDTHLALIIVYAAGAPLGGTLIAKGFLDTIPRSLDEAARIDGASNFGIFTRIILPLSRPMITYIALTLFVGPWVDFIFAKLILRTKENWTVAVGMWDMVNTMQNSNFTLFAAGAVLISVPIMILFGFLQRLLVDGLTAGASKG
- a CDS encoding methyl-accepting chemotaxis protein, which translates into the protein MQRRRFINFSSVGVKLFVILFCTIVLLSSVLGLTSYYAAKGIITDEVAAASSQSIVQAADKLDFLFAEYEALSRQFAVDPALKADMETVNLPTAGTVARGAAEDRIRRKLDSVRGSDERLLGVRLVSRSMVDAESYKSTGISGVRSDEGILARMKEIDNGKGEPVWFPVRAKGFFDAYSQSSLTMGRLLRNIQKPAAEYYMLIEVKGSALTGVLSNLHIGLAGEIRILDPSGRVAYGADNALLGQPSYIHTPEMKTGVQEQEQPGALKEGGREHSFTAGDEQGNPQLVVYQPLATADWTLLGYAPVSDFTKSADRLLYITFLVVLAAALIALVIGYVLVRLIGRPLGKLARLMEEGEQGNLQVRTDFKGRDEIGRLGHSFNRMMEQISLLAGRSSSSAAEVLATSEQLVAASGAISGQASEVAAATGEIAGGAASLAAEAESSNAKVELMRDKANEVAGTNAVMAASAVKVMEASDQGAERMKKLVAQSESVLKMMDLIQENSAMLRDSTVLIRSILSPMIAMNKQTNILALNASIEAARAGAAGRGFIVIADEIRGLANQSSQSIASVSRITEEISSHIENTVQVVSEAAPMFDSQLASVRESSLIFGSVRAEMEVFSGVLNQSSAAVSELAEYQQQLGQSMASVISVVQQTSASTEEVASMSSQQFTVSRELVELSGKLETLAENLKQSMISFQG
- a CDS encoding Type 1 glutamine amidotransferase-like domain-containing protein; the encoded protein is MDEVRLQDILNIEGDVVDKHLFLNGGGPPFTRGLARRFVSTMAAATEPVAVLFEEGEDWPDYMAACMQPLADAGIAEFCYLPLKSTEVNTAIECLRACGGIIIGGGDTDLYADLIVDTPIGEVIRQRYESGIPVAGFSAGALISPERCVISAKDNESRQFKHRKGLHLIPDLLLSVHFTQWDEEEHLRTAVRTLGELPNYGIDEETGIYLLNGQPEEIEGGGVYSLVNGILTTIHPG
- a CDS encoding IS110 family transposase yields the protein MDAVRMCCAGLDVHQETVVACVLKGPIEQKPQCHLKTFGTTTRELLGLQDWLSEHGCLEVVMESTGVFWKPVWNILEGSCDLVLANAQRVKNMPGRKSDTQDARWLAQLHRCGLIEGSMVPEQDIRDLRDLTRYRSKMVQAVTAEKNRIHKILQDANIKLTTFMSDLYGVSGRGLLQKIMDGEVVDEVTVKNLVKTRLKKKVPQLLDALNGKLRRHHREMIRDHWDHLVYLEKRITELEARIEAKAEPYLERIEQIDSIPGIERTSAVTIFAEVGPHVAEMFPSDAQFASWAGVCPGNNESAGKRRKSKTMQGNKHLKGALCQAAWANARSSNRIGQFFRRIRKRRGDKKANVATAHLLIRILHALMREKRSYQEIDVSLGDETSKKNPLDRYVKYIQQLGYSVQLNPIQ